One Brassica napus cultivar Da-Ae chromosome A1, Da-Ae, whole genome shotgun sequence genomic region harbors:
- the LOC106433962 gene encoding uncharacterized protein At4g04775-like: protein MSSSSSVSGNTYFHCRHVERGTPKQCWCGEPAELCTSASRANPGRLYYCCRKGYIKRHLFKWADECLVEEVEDMKSVMSDMTKGISDLRVDVGRLEKELGKAEKMKCLMFPVVVCGFGMAIFWHYFFA from the exons atgtcttcttcatcatctgtgTCTGGTAACACTTACTTTCACTGCCGGCATGTGGAAAGAGGAACGCCGAAACAGTGTTGGTGTGGTGAACCCGCTGAATTATGTACATCTGCATCACGGGCTAATCCAGGAAGACTGTACTATTGCTGTCGCAAAGGATATATTaag AGACATTTATTCAAATGGGCGGACGAGTGCTTGGTGGAAGAGGTAGAAGATATGAAATCGGTGATGAGTGACATGACCAAAGGCATATCAGATCTGAGAGTAGACGTTGGTCGGTTGGAGAAAGAACTCGGTAAAGCGGaaaagatgaagtgtttgatgttTCCAGTGGTGGTTTGTGGGTTTGGTATGGCCATATTTTGGCACTATTTCTTTGCGTAG
- the LOC106433971 gene encoding uncharacterized protein LOC106433971 isoform X2 produces MVEENNPMEGGSCEEEFACGDPKVDVRVGDEYQAEIPPMISDPENPPLASDDLGSGSFVVGLPLQVTWIDTKFKDRQGLGDDHVDMSESLKSLKNKRSRRNTGTKQRRMTLEAVPETPSSSWDDLEVDGFVLGLYTFGKNFTQVKKLLESKETGDILSFYYGRFYKSAKHKVWSNALKKQSRKCIQGKKLYSGWRLQHLLSRLIPSITDESQKNKLVNVSKSFAEGNISLERYIIGVKELVGLQSLVEAVAIGRDKDLTVLTTEPAKSKQWFTVSSAGLGAYTSLTSEEIIEKLDGGSRLSKARCNDIFWDAVWPRLLARGWHSEQPKDTKSKDNIVFLIPGVETFSRRKLVKQNHYFDSIADILKKVVAEPELLEFETADIRPSSEETNYQHSKHRYLRSPDSCSNHMKFTVVDTTSLASGGKLCAFRELKNPDNSPSVERSQMMPLEQAKFAGECKWEKKGMKKLVEEPARFMIVDTSGQSSGIRRRRHLPDNENQSGNNTGVTWEFPKLSGETLENVGSKKRSVRKSSESFPFTKRRRLSTCVRKDIERFGQSPKLSVELMNIKTEKSEETEPNGLCSLEKQQQEDSNRLCWDKKSSSNDMEASQQHEKPIQLPSMPGSNKRTCLSTHQTASIKQEEEEELNQQTNTDIPRRQSTRKRPLTTRALEALESGFYTAKSLKSTSKPIKRERSTRIKHSAKATQSESDNGFVVKETTSSKPEGLERSFLADKATNVSKPVDQTEDSNKVTTDSPKRPPILLKFPFKRR; encoded by the exons ATGGTTGAAGAAAACAATCCTATGGAAGGTGGTTCTTGTGAGGAAGAATTTGCCTGTGGTGATCCCAAAGTTGATGTACGTGTTGGGGATGAATATCAGGCTGAGATACCTCCTATGATCTCTGATCCAGAGAACCCCCCTCTAGCTTCAGATGATCTTGGCTCTGGTTCCTTCGTGGTTGGACTACCTCTCCAAGTAACGTGGATAGACACCAAATTTAAAGATAGACAAGGGCTTGGAGATGACCATGTCGACATGAGCGAGTCTCTCAAATCTCTGAAAAATAAACGAAGCCGCAGGAACACGGGAACTAAGCAGCGGAGGATGACTCTTGAAGCTGTGCCGGAGACACCATCGAGTTCTTGGGATGATCTGGAAGTAGATGGATTTGTTCTTGGTTTATATACATTCGGGAAGAACTTTACTCAGGTGAAGAAGCTGTTAGAGAGCAAAGAAACAGGAGATATACTTTCGTTTTACTACGGAAGGTTCTACAAATCTGCTAAACACAAGGTTTGGTCTAACGCACTCAAGAAGCAAAGCAGGAAATGTATACAAGGCAAGAAGCTCTATTCAGGTTGGAGGCTACAACACCTGTTGTCCCGTTTGATTCCCAGCATCACCGATGAATCTCAGAAAAATAAGCTTGTGAAT GTTTCAAAGTCATTTGCTGAAGGGAATATATCTCTGGAGAGATACATTATTGGAGTGAAAGAACTAGTAGGTCTCCAATCTCTTGTAGAAGCCGTAGCGATCGGTAGAGACAAAGATCTGACAGTCCTAACAACAGAACCAGCGAAATCGAAACAGTGGTTCACAGTCTCCTCTGCTGGTTTAGGAGCATACACTTCACTCACATCTGAGgaaataatagaaaaacttGATGGCGGTTCCCGTCTAAGCAAAGCCCGTTGCAATGATATCTTTTGGGACGCTGTGTGGCCGCGTTTGCTAGCCAGAGGGTGGCATTCTGAGCAGCCAAAGGACACCAAATCTAAAGACAACATCGTCTTCCTCATCCCTGGGGTAGAAACGTTCTCTAGACGGAAACTCGTTAAACAGAATCATTACTTTGATTCCATCGCTGACATTCTCAAAAAAGTTGTTGCCGAGCCTGAGCTTCTTGAATTTGAGACAGCAGACATCAGACCTTCCAGTGAAGAGACTAATTACCAACACTCTAAGCACCGTTACCTCAGGTCTCCAGACTCTTGTTCTAATCATATGAAGTTCACTGTTGTGGACACTACTAGTTTGGCATCAGGAGGCAAGTTGTGTGCATTTCGAGAGTTGAAGAATCCTGATAACAGCCCTTCTGTGGAAAGATCCCAAATGATGCCGTTGGAGCAAGCCAAGTTTGCTGGTGAATGTAAATGGGAAAAGAAGGGAATGAAGAAACTGGTGGAAGAGCCGGCGAGGTTCATGATTGTGGATACAAGTGGGCAGTCATCAGGGATAAGGAGACGGAGACATTTGCCCGATAATGAGAACCAATCAGGTAACAATACAGGTGTGACTTGGGAGTTTCCTAAGCTGTCTGGTGAGACTTTGGAGAATGTTGGGTCAAAGAAGAGGTCTGTCCGAAAATCATCCGAATCTTTTCCTTTCACTAAGCGAAGGCGGCTCAGTACATGTGTAAGGAAAGATATAGAACGTTTTGGTCAAAGTCCGAAGTTATCGGTTGAGTTGATGAACATCAAGACTGAGAAATCAGAAGAAACTGAACCAAATGGGTTATGTTCACTGgagaaacaacaacaagaggACTCAAATCGGTTGTGTTGGGACAAAAAAAGCTCTTCAAATGATATGGAAGCTTCTCAACAGCACGAGAAACCTATTCAGCTTCCTTCCATGCCAGGCTCAAACAAGAGGACTTGTCTTTCCACTCATCAAACTGCATcaataaaacaagaagaagaggaagagctgAACCAACAGACAAACACAGATATTCCAAGAAGACAAAGCACAAGAAAGAGGCCATTGACAACTCGTGCTCTTGAAGCTCTTGAATCGGGATTTTACACAGCAAAGAGCTTGAAAAGTACATCTAAACCGATAAAACGCGAAAGGTCTACAAGGATCAAGCACTCAGCCAAAGCGACTCAAAGTGAGTCAGACAATGGTTTTGTTGTAAAGGAAACCACATCAAGTAAACCAGAGGGTTTGGAACGGAGCTTTCTTGCGGATAAAGCAACAAACGTGAGTAAGCCTGTAGATCAAACAGAGGATTCGAACAAGGTGACAACCGACTCCCCTAAACGTCCTCCAATTCTTTTAAAGTTTCCTTTTAAGCGTCGTTGA
- the LOC106433971 gene encoding uncharacterized protein LOC106433971 isoform X1: MFLKVFVQTVLKMVEENNPMEGGSCEEEFACGDPKVDVRVGDEYQAEIPPMISDPENPPLASDDLGSGSFVVGLPLQVTWIDTKFKDRQGLGDDHVDMSESLKSLKNKRSRRNTGTKQRRMTLEAVPETPSSSWDDLEVDGFVLGLYTFGKNFTQVKKLLESKETGDILSFYYGRFYKSAKHKVWSNALKKQSRKCIQGKKLYSGWRLQHLLSRLIPSITDESQKNKLVNVSKSFAEGNISLERYIIGVKELVGLQSLVEAVAIGRDKDLTVLTTEPAKSKQWFTVSSAGLGAYTSLTSEEIIEKLDGGSRLSKARCNDIFWDAVWPRLLARGWHSEQPKDTKSKDNIVFLIPGVETFSRRKLVKQNHYFDSIADILKKVVAEPELLEFETADIRPSSEETNYQHSKHRYLRSPDSCSNHMKFTVVDTTSLASGGKLCAFRELKNPDNSPSVERSQMMPLEQAKFAGECKWEKKGMKKLVEEPARFMIVDTSGQSSGIRRRRHLPDNENQSGNNTGVTWEFPKLSGETLENVGSKKRSVRKSSESFPFTKRRRLSTCVRKDIERFGQSPKLSVELMNIKTEKSEETEPNGLCSLEKQQQEDSNRLCWDKKSSSNDMEASQQHEKPIQLPSMPGSNKRTCLSTHQTASIKQEEEEELNQQTNTDIPRRQSTRKRPLTTRALEALESGFYTAKSLKSTSKPIKRERSTRIKHSAKATQSESDNGFVVKETTSSKPEGLERSFLADKATNVSKPVDQTEDSNKVTTDSPKRPPILLKFPFKRR, from the exons ATGTTCTTGAAGGTGTTTGTGCAGACAGTTCTTAAGATGGTTGAAGAAAACAATCCTATGGAAGGTGGTTCTTGTGAGGAAGAATTTGCCTGTGGTGATCCCAAAGTTGATGTACGTGTTGGGGATGAATATCAGGCTGAGATACCTCCTATGATCTCTGATCCAGAGAACCCCCCTCTAGCTTCAGATGATCTTGGCTCTGGTTCCTTCGTGGTTGGACTACCTCTCCAAGTAACGTGGATAGACACCAAATTTAAAGATAGACAAGGGCTTGGAGATGACCATGTCGACATGAGCGAGTCTCTCAAATCTCTGAAAAATAAACGAAGCCGCAGGAACACGGGAACTAAGCAGCGGAGGATGACTCTTGAAGCTGTGCCGGAGACACCATCGAGTTCTTGGGATGATCTGGAAGTAGATGGATTTGTTCTTGGTTTATATACATTCGGGAAGAACTTTACTCAGGTGAAGAAGCTGTTAGAGAGCAAAGAAACAGGAGATATACTTTCGTTTTACTACGGAAGGTTCTACAAATCTGCTAAACACAAGGTTTGGTCTAACGCACTCAAGAAGCAAAGCAGGAAATGTATACAAGGCAAGAAGCTCTATTCAGGTTGGAGGCTACAACACCTGTTGTCCCGTTTGATTCCCAGCATCACCGATGAATCTCAGAAAAATAAGCTTGTGAAT GTTTCAAAGTCATTTGCTGAAGGGAATATATCTCTGGAGAGATACATTATTGGAGTGAAAGAACTAGTAGGTCTCCAATCTCTTGTAGAAGCCGTAGCGATCGGTAGAGACAAAGATCTGACAGTCCTAACAACAGAACCAGCGAAATCGAAACAGTGGTTCACAGTCTCCTCTGCTGGTTTAGGAGCATACACTTCACTCACATCTGAGgaaataatagaaaaacttGATGGCGGTTCCCGTCTAAGCAAAGCCCGTTGCAATGATATCTTTTGGGACGCTGTGTGGCCGCGTTTGCTAGCCAGAGGGTGGCATTCTGAGCAGCCAAAGGACACCAAATCTAAAGACAACATCGTCTTCCTCATCCCTGGGGTAGAAACGTTCTCTAGACGGAAACTCGTTAAACAGAATCATTACTTTGATTCCATCGCTGACATTCTCAAAAAAGTTGTTGCCGAGCCTGAGCTTCTTGAATTTGAGACAGCAGACATCAGACCTTCCAGTGAAGAGACTAATTACCAACACTCTAAGCACCGTTACCTCAGGTCTCCAGACTCTTGTTCTAATCATATGAAGTTCACTGTTGTGGACACTACTAGTTTGGCATCAGGAGGCAAGTTGTGTGCATTTCGAGAGTTGAAGAATCCTGATAACAGCCCTTCTGTGGAAAGATCCCAAATGATGCCGTTGGAGCAAGCCAAGTTTGCTGGTGAATGTAAATGGGAAAAGAAGGGAATGAAGAAACTGGTGGAAGAGCCGGCGAGGTTCATGATTGTGGATACAAGTGGGCAGTCATCAGGGATAAGGAGACGGAGACATTTGCCCGATAATGAGAACCAATCAGGTAACAATACAGGTGTGACTTGGGAGTTTCCTAAGCTGTCTGGTGAGACTTTGGAGAATGTTGGGTCAAAGAAGAGGTCTGTCCGAAAATCATCCGAATCTTTTCCTTTCACTAAGCGAAGGCGGCTCAGTACATGTGTAAGGAAAGATATAGAACGTTTTGGTCAAAGTCCGAAGTTATCGGTTGAGTTGATGAACATCAAGACTGAGAAATCAGAAGAAACTGAACCAAATGGGTTATGTTCACTGgagaaacaacaacaagaggACTCAAATCGGTTGTGTTGGGACAAAAAAAGCTCTTCAAATGATATGGAAGCTTCTCAACAGCACGAGAAACCTATTCAGCTTCCTTCCATGCCAGGCTCAAACAAGAGGACTTGTCTTTCCACTCATCAAACTGCATcaataaaacaagaagaagaggaagagctgAACCAACAGACAAACACAGATATTCCAAGAAGACAAAGCACAAGAAAGAGGCCATTGACAACTCGTGCTCTTGAAGCTCTTGAATCGGGATTTTACACAGCAAAGAGCTTGAAAAGTACATCTAAACCGATAAAACGCGAAAGGTCTACAAGGATCAAGCACTCAGCCAAAGCGACTCAAAGTGAGTCAGACAATGGTTTTGTTGTAAAGGAAACCACATCAAGTAAACCAGAGGGTTTGGAACGGAGCTTTCTTGCGGATAAAGCAACAAACGTGAGTAAGCCTGTAGATCAAACAGAGGATTCGAACAAGGTGACAACCGACTCCCCTAAACGTCCTCCAATTCTTTTAAAGTTTCCTTTTAAGCGTCGTTGA